The following proteins are co-located in the Spirosoma montaniterrae genome:
- a CDS encoding aspartate aminotransferase family protein, protein MNSQELLQRRNAVVPKAMVMSQTLDAAYAHGATFVSHDGREYIDFSGGIGVLNAGHCPEPVVEAIREQAGKLMHTFFNLLTHEPFVLLAEKLVDILPHGEATKVMMVSTGAEAVENAIKIARQATGRQGIICYTGGFHGRTTMGMTLTSKVSYKLGCGPFAPEVYRIPFPDYYHNGHGQDFDAFVEQELANFRKYLSSVVAPENVAAVILEPVLGEGGFYVTPKRYLQGLRQLCDEYGILLILDEVQSGFGRTGRWAAYEHYDIVPDISTWAKSMGSGIPIACVMGKAEVMDKARPGTLGGTYAGNPVACAASLATIRYMEDIDINRLGERVGEMVYSFFRNLQTDCSAIGDVRGLGAMVAIELVKNGDPNQPDTVLTQQLVAACAARGLFLISAGIYSNVIRVLSPLVIEDDLLQKGLTIMREELLRLTVSEEVAAV, encoded by the coding sequence ATGAACTCACAGGAACTTTTACAGCGACGGAACGCGGTGGTGCCAAAGGCGATGGTCATGAGTCAGACGCTCGATGCCGCTTACGCGCACGGGGCTACGTTCGTTAGCCACGACGGTCGCGAATACATCGACTTTTCGGGCGGCATTGGCGTACTCAATGCCGGCCATTGCCCCGAACCGGTGGTGGAGGCCATTCGTGAACAGGCTGGGAAACTGATGCATACCTTCTTCAACCTGCTCACCCACGAACCCTTTGTGCTGCTGGCCGAAAAACTGGTCGACATTCTTCCGCACGGCGAGGCTACGAAGGTGATGATGGTCAGCACCGGGGCCGAAGCGGTCGAGAACGCTATCAAGATTGCACGGCAGGCAACCGGTCGGCAGGGGATTATCTGTTACACGGGCGGGTTCCACGGACGCACCACGATGGGCATGACGCTGACCTCGAAAGTGAGCTACAAACTCGGCTGTGGGCCGTTTGCGCCGGAGGTTTACCGGATTCCGTTTCCTGACTATTATCACAATGGGCATGGGCAGGACTTCGACGCGTTTGTAGAGCAGGAATTAGCCAACTTCCGTAAGTACCTGAGCAGCGTGGTGGCCCCGGAGAACGTAGCGGCAGTGATTCTGGAGCCAGTGCTGGGCGAAGGCGGTTTCTACGTCACGCCCAAACGATACCTTCAGGGTTTGCGCCAACTTTGCGACGAATACGGCATTTTACTCATACTCGACGAGGTGCAAAGCGGTTTTGGTCGAACGGGCCGGTGGGCTGCCTATGAGCATTACGATATAGTACCCGACATCTCGACCTGGGCCAAATCGATGGGGTCGGGCATTCCGATTGCCTGCGTGATGGGCAAGGCCGAGGTCATGGACAAAGCAAGGCCGGGCACTCTGGGCGGTACGTATGCGGGCAATCCGGTGGCCTGTGCGGCATCGCTGGCAACCATCCGTTATATGGAGGACATCGACATCAACCGGTTGGGCGAGCGCGTTGGCGAAATGGTCTATTCGTTCTTCCGCAACCTTCAAACCGACTGTTCCGCCATTGGCGACGTGCGTGGGCTGGGAGCCATGGTTGCCATCGAACTCGTCAAAAACGGCGATCCCAACCAACCCGACACGGTCTTAACGCAGCAACTCGTAGCGGCCTGCGCGGCTCGCGGGCTGTTTCTCATCAGCGCGGGAATCTATAGCAATGTGATTCGGGTGCTATCTCCGCTCGTTATCGAAGACGACCTATTGCAAAAAGGGCTGACGATTATGCGGGAGGAGTTGCTTCGGCTGACGGTGAGCGAAGAAGTTGCAGCGGTATAA
- a CDS encoding NAD-dependent succinate-semialdehyde dehydrogenase — translation MKTFQSINPNTGQVLQDYTAETPEQIETKLARAAETQRTWAGQSFAERGDLFRQLAATLRVQQADLADLITAEMGKIKAEAMAEVEKCAGQCDYYAEQAERLLHPDIIPTDAQKSLVVYEPVGVVLAIMPWNFPLWQVFRYAVPALMAGNVTLLKHAPNVFGCALAIEQAYRTAGFPEGVFQAIVADTDAVANLLADDRVGMVTLTGSERAGASVAALAGQHIKKSVLELGGSDALIVLADADLDRAAQAAVQSRMMNAGQVCIAAKRFLVESSVKAAFTEKVKTLVEHLKQGDPTEPDTKLGPLARIDLAETLERQVQTAVQEGATLLVGGTRHDCHFAPTLLDNVTPDSVVFREETFGPVAVITEVADEAEAIRLANQSRYGLSAAIWTHDVARAERLSHQLEAGSVFVNAVVRSDSRLPIGGVKKSGYGRELSEAGIKDFCQSKTIYIG, via the coding sequence ATGAAAACATTCCAGAGCATCAATCCCAATACGGGGCAGGTCCTGCAAGATTACACTGCCGAAACGCCCGAACAGATAGAAACTAAACTGGCGCGGGCAGCCGAAACGCAGCGGACATGGGCTGGGCAATCCTTTGCCGAACGGGGCGATTTGTTCCGACAGTTAGCCGCTACGTTACGGGTACAACAAGCTGACCTCGCTGATCTCATCACGGCTGAGATGGGCAAAATCAAGGCCGAAGCGATGGCCGAAGTGGAGAAGTGCGCCGGGCAGTGCGACTATTACGCCGAACAGGCCGAGCGGTTACTGCACCCCGACATCATCCCGACCGACGCGCAAAAGAGCTTAGTGGTTTATGAACCGGTGGGCGTAGTGCTGGCCATTATGCCCTGGAATTTCCCGTTGTGGCAGGTGTTTCGCTATGCGGTTCCGGCTCTGATGGCGGGTAACGTAACGCTACTCAAACATGCGCCCAATGTCTTTGGCTGCGCGCTGGCGATTGAGCAGGCATACCGAACGGCTGGTTTCCCCGAAGGCGTTTTCCAGGCAATCGTGGCCGATACAGACGCCGTGGCGAATCTGCTGGCCGATGACCGCGTGGGTATGGTCACGCTTACGGGCAGCGAACGCGCCGGGGCGTCGGTAGCCGCGCTGGCGGGGCAGCACATCAAAAAATCGGTACTCGAACTCGGTGGCTCCGACGCGCTCATTGTGCTGGCCGACGCCGACCTCGACCGGGCCGCGCAGGCGGCTGTGCAGTCGCGCATGATGAACGCCGGGCAGGTTTGCATTGCCGCCAAACGGTTTCTGGTGGAGTCGTCGGTGAAGGCGGCTTTTACGGAGAAGGTGAAAACGCTTGTCGAACATCTGAAACAGGGCGACCCGACCGAGCCGGATACCAAACTCGGCCCGCTGGCCCGGATTGACTTAGCCGAAACCCTCGAACGTCAGGTGCAGACCGCCGTGCAGGAAGGTGCTACGTTACTCGTCGGCGGCACCCGGCACGACTGCCATTTCGCGCCTACGCTGCTCGACAACGTAACGCCCGACTCGGTGGTGTTCCGGGAGGAAACGTTCGGTCCCGTTGCGGTCATTACCGAAGTGGCCGACGAAGCCGAAGCCATCCGACTCGCCAATCAGTCGCGCTACGGGCTGAGTGCTGCCATCTGGACGCACGACGTAGCCCGCGCCGAACGCCTAAGCCACCAACTCGAAGCGGGCAGCGTGTTCGTGAATGCCGTGGTGCGCTCCGACTCGCGGTTGCCCATTGGCGGGGTCAAAAAATCCGGCTACGGTCGCGAACTGTCTGAAGCTGGTATCAAGGATTTTTGTCAGTCGAAGACAATTTACATTGGATAA
- a CDS encoding aldehyde dehydrogenase family protein translates to MKSYKMLINGAWMAASDGGTRTLTDPANGEMLATVAEATPDDVNRAVAAARQAFDEGSWAASDNAQNRARLLLALAARIREYAAMLAELDTRNCGKPLAEAEADVSDAAACFEYYAGQATKIMGETVPVPMNMLSMVVREPVGVAAQIVPWNYPLLMATWKLAPALAAGCTVVLKPSELTPLSVLELGQMTIDLDFPPGVVNFVTGAGEVAGAALSSHPDVDKIAFTGGTDTGSLIMQAAAKNIKRVTLELGGKNPVVVFADCDMETAAEWVAFAAFANQGEVCSAGSRLLVEESVHDVFVNRVADIARTIKLGHGLGEGVRMGPLVSAEHRQKVEHYINVGKAEGATVLTGGKRPEGDEFAKGNFVEPTIFTNVTPDMTIAREEIFGPVLAVIPFRTEEEAVRLANDTEYGLAAGVFTKDINRAHRVVRQIRAGITWVNNYHPTFNELPWGGYKKSGIGRELGKYGIESYLETKQINVYLDEAPLGWYV, encoded by the coding sequence ATGAAATCATACAAAATGCTTATCAACGGTGCGTGGATGGCGGCTTCGGATGGCGGCACCCGCACCCTCACCGACCCCGCCAACGGCGAGATGTTGGCAACTGTGGCCGAAGCCACGCCGGATGATGTGAATCGGGCCGTAGCGGCAGCACGGCAGGCGTTTGACGAAGGCTCGTGGGCCGCGTCTGACAATGCCCAGAACCGGGCGCGGCTGTTGCTGGCACTGGCGGCCAGAATCCGAGAATATGCGGCTATGCTGGCCGAACTCGACACGCGCAACTGTGGTAAACCGCTGGCCGAGGCCGAAGCCGACGTGAGCGATGCAGCCGCCTGTTTCGAGTACTACGCCGGGCAGGCGACGAAAATCATGGGTGAGACCGTGCCTGTACCCATGAACATGCTCAGCATGGTGGTGCGCGAACCGGTGGGCGTAGCGGCTCAGATTGTGCCGTGGAACTATCCGCTGCTTATGGCTACGTGGAAACTGGCCCCCGCGCTGGCGGCTGGCTGCACGGTGGTGCTGAAACCCTCCGAACTGACGCCCCTCTCAGTGCTGGAACTGGGGCAGATGACCATCGACCTCGACTTTCCGCCGGGCGTGGTGAACTTTGTGACGGGCGCGGGCGAGGTAGCCGGTGCCGCGCTGTCGTCGCACCCCGACGTGGACAAGATTGCGTTCACGGGCGGCACCGACACGGGAAGCCTGATTATGCAGGCTGCAGCCAAAAATATCAAGCGCGTGACGCTCGAACTGGGCGGCAAAAACCCCGTGGTCGTATTTGCCGACTGCGATATGGAAACGGCGGCTGAATGGGTAGCCTTTGCCGCCTTTGCCAATCAGGGCGAGGTGTGTTCGGCAGGGTCGCGGCTATTGGTCGAAGAGTCGGTTCACGACGTCTTTGTAAACCGCGTGGCCGACATTGCCCGTACCATCAAACTCGGTCACGGGCTGGGCGAGGGCGTTCGGATGGGGCCGCTGGTGTCTGCTGAACATCGGCAGAAAGTTGAACATTACATCAACGTAGGCAAGGCCGAGGGAGCTACGGTGCTAACCGGCGGCAAACGACCCGAAGGCGACGAATTTGCGAAGGGTAACTTCGTAGAGCCAACCATTTTCACTAACGTAACGCCCGACATGACCATTGCCCGCGAAGAGATTTTTGGGCCGGTGCTGGCTGTAATTCCATTCAGGACCGAAGAAGAGGCTGTGCGACTCGCCAACGATACCGAATACGGTCTGGCTGCTGGCGTATTCACGAAAGACATCAACCGGGCACACCGGGTTGTCAGGCAGATTCGGGCAGGTATTACGTGGGTCAACAACTACCACCCAACCTTCAACGAACTGCCGTGGGGCGGCTACAAGAAAAGCGGTATTGGCCGCGAACTGGGTAAATACGGCATCGAGTCATATCTCGAAACCAAACAAATCAACGTCTATCTCGACGAAGCTCCGCTGGGCTGGTACGTATAG
- a CDS encoding ABC transporter ATP-binding protein → MKISSDTMLTPPPTITATERPLVRLERIEKSFGSNRVIPLLNLAIRRGEFLTLLGPSGCGKTTLLRMIAGFETPSAGRVLLDGEDITSLPPYRRNVNTVFQNYALFPHLNVSDNVAFGLKQHGVAKADRTEQVQQALAMVQMDVFASRKPKELSGGQQQRVALARAIVNRPKVLLLDEPLAALDLKLRKQMQQELKNLHEQLGITFVFVTHDQEEALTMSDRIAVMNRGVIDQLDAPQTVYNHPRTRFVADFIGENNTLPGTFDGQTFRRGEVVIPVVDTPNVAPGRAFLFIRPEHVVINRQRPADTFALPAQLTGRTFLGNQWKIHCTLTDSGERIDVAVRPDELSALDGYETVYLNWPVAKATLANDQ, encoded by the coding sequence CGATAACTGCGACTGAGCGACCTCTTGTGCGGCTCGAACGAATCGAAAAATCGTTCGGTAGCAACCGGGTGATTCCGTTGCTTAACCTTGCTATTCGGCGGGGCGAGTTTCTGACTCTGCTGGGTCCGAGCGGCTGCGGCAAAACCACGTTGCTACGTATGATTGCGGGTTTTGAGACTCCATCGGCGGGGCGCGTGCTGCTCGACGGCGAAGACATAACCAGCCTGCCGCCCTATCGCCGGAACGTCAATACGGTGTTTCAGAACTATGCCCTGTTTCCGCACCTGAACGTGTCCGACAACGTAGCATTTGGGCTGAAACAGCATGGCGTAGCGAAAGCCGACCGGACCGAACAGGTGCAACAGGCTCTGGCGATGGTGCAGATGGATGTCTTTGCCAGTCGTAAGCCGAAGGAGTTGTCGGGCGGGCAGCAGCAGCGGGTGGCACTGGCCCGGGCAATTGTGAACCGACCGAAGGTGCTGCTGCTTGATGAGCCGCTGGCCGCACTCGACCTGAAACTGCGAAAACAGATGCAGCAGGAGCTAAAAAATCTGCACGAGCAACTCGGCATTACGTTCGTGTTTGTGACGCACGATCAGGAAGAAGCCCTGACCATGTCGGATCGGATTGCGGTGATGAACCGGGGCGTTATCGACCAGCTCGACGCACCGCAGACGGTTTATAACCACCCCCGCACCCGCTTCGTGGCCGACTTCATCGGCGAAAACAACACGTTGCCCGGCACCTTCGACGGACAGACGTTCCGCCGGGGTGAGGTGGTGATTCCCGTGGTCGATACGCCCAACGTAGCACCGGGCCGGGCGTTCCTGTTTATCCGGCCCGAACACGTAGTTATCAATCGCCAACGCCCCGCCGATACGTTCGCGCTCCCGGCCCAACTGACTGGCCGGACGTTTCTTGGCAACCAATGGAAAATCCACTGCACCCTGACCGATTCCGGCGAACGCATCGACGTAGCGGTCCGCCCCGACGAACTCAGCGCGCTCGATGGCTACGAAACCGTGTACCTGAACTGGCCCGTAGCGAAAGCTACGCTGGCGAATGACCAATAA